A stretch of the Argentina anserina chromosome 6, drPotAnse1.1, whole genome shotgun sequence genome encodes the following:
- the LOC126800561 gene encoding bifunctional L-3-cyanoalanine synthase/cysteine synthase D1-like, whose translation MVYLNNVVEGCVARIAAKLEMMKPARIAHSMINDAEDKGLITLGKTVLIESTNGNTGIGLAFTAASKGYKMKLVMPSTMSLERRIVLLAFGAKVGISSGAATIKLAKKQVNAGN comes from the exons ATGGTATACCTGAACAATGTTGTGGAAGGTTGTGTAGCTCGAATTGCTGCCAAGCTAGAGATGATGAAACCTGCTCGA ATTGCACATAGTATGATCAATGACGCAGAGGATAAAGGTCTAATAACTCTTGGGAAG ACTGTCCTCATTGAATCGACAAATGGCAATACTGGCATTGGATTAGCATTCACTGCAGCGAGCAAGGGCTACAAGATGAAGTTAGTCATGCCATCTACAATGAGTCTTGAAAGAAGAATTGTGCTCCTAGCTTTTGGAGCCAAG GTGGGAATATCATCTGGTGCTGCAACAATAAAGTTGGCAAAGAAGCAGGTTAATGCTGGAAACTAA